In the genome of Epinephelus lanceolatus isolate andai-2023 chromosome 18, ASM4190304v1, whole genome shotgun sequence, one region contains:
- the pla2g10 gene encoding group 10 secretory phospholipase A2: MTAFYRTLLLLSVAVASAATRRSLRTRRGLLELAGAIKCSTGRSPLSYVMYGCYCGLGGQGWPRDKTDWCCHRHDCCYGTAEQLGCYTKTDQYHWTCEDKKAECDDLEDECKKLLCKCDRDAAKCLRKAPFNRKYAVYPDFLCGYKQPMCSIYSQ; encoded by the exons ATGACTGCGTTTTACCGGACACTTCTCCTGTTATCTG TGGCTGTGGCGTCTGCGGCAACACGCAGGTCCCTGCGGACAAGAAGAGGGTTACTGGAGCTGGCGGGAGCCATTAAATGCAGCACGGGGCGATCTCCCTTGTCGTACGTGATGTATGGATGCTACTGTGGACTGGGTGGTCAAGGCTGGCCCAGAGACAAGACAGACTG GTGTTGCCACAGACATGATTGCTGTTATGGAACTGCAGAACAACTTGGCTGCTACACCAAAACAGACCAGTATCACTGGACGTGCGAGGACAAGAAAGCTGAGTGTG ATGATTTGGAGGATGAGTGTAAAAAGCTGCTGTGCAAGTGTGACAGAGACGCTGCCAAATGTTTGAGAAAAGCACCTTTCAATCGGAAATATGCCGTATATCCAGATTTCCTCTGCGGttacaaacagccaatgtgtagTATTTACTCACAATAA